The sequence CGTCGGAAGATGTCCGATTGTCGAAAGGGCCGCCGATCATTCCGTGCCGTCATCGTCAGGCGCGGCCGCCGGCGGGCGCCGGCCCATGATGATCTCGCGCTTGCCGACATGGTTGGGCGCGCCGACCAGGCCTTCCTTCTCCATGCGCTCGACCAGGGAAGCGGCGCGGTTGTAGCCGATGCCGAGGCGGCGCTGGATGTAGGACGTCGAACACTTCTTGTCGCGCACCACCACCTTGACCGCTTCGTCATAGCTGGAATCGCCGTCCTCGGCCGCGACGGATCCCTTGTCGAAGACCGCGCCCTGATCGTCGTCGACCTCTTCCTCGTCCTCGTCGGCGGTCACGGTCTCCAGATATTCCGGGCGGCCCTGCGCCTTCAGATGCGCCACGACATGTTCGACCTCGGCGTCGGAGACAAAGGGGCCATGCACGCGCGAAATGCGCCCGCCGCCCATCATGTGCAGCATGTCGCCCTGACCGAGCAGCTGTTCGGCGCCCTGCTCGCCCAGGATGGTGCGGCTGTCGATCTTGGAGGTGACCTGAAAGGAAATGCGGGTCGGGAAGTTGGCCTTGATCGTGCCGGTGATGACATCGACCGAGGGGCGTTGCGTTGCCATGATCAGATGTATGCCGGCGGCGCGCGCCATCTGCGCCAGGCGTTGGATCGCGCCTTCGATCTCCTTGCCGGCGACCATCATCAGGTCAGCCATCTCGTCGACGATGACGACGATGTAGGGCATCGGCGCCAGATCGATTTCCTGCTGCTCGAACAGCGGCTCGCCGGTGCCCTTTTCGAAGCCTGTCTGCACGGTCATGACGACCGCCTCGCCCTTGTCGCGGGCTTGGGCGGCGCGCTCATTGTAGCCGTCAATGTTGCGCACGCCGAGCCGCGCCATCTTGCGATAGCGGTCCTCCATCTCGCGCACCGCCCATTTGAGCGCGGTGACGGCCTTCTTGGGATCGGTGACGACGGGCGTCAGAAGATGTGGGATGCCGTCATAGACGGAGAGCTCCAGCATCTTCGGATCGACCATGATCAGCCGGCATTCTTCCGGCTTCAGCCGGTAGAGCAGCGACAGGATCATGGTGTTGATGGCGACCGACTTGCCGGAGCCGGTGGTGCCGGCGACCAGCAGGTGCGGCATCTTCGCCAGTTCGGCGATGACGGGCTCGCCGCCGATCGTCTTGCCGAGGCAAAGCGCCAGCTTGCAGCTGGTCTTGCGGAAACCCTGCGATTCGATCAGTTCTCGGAAATAGACGGTCTCGCGCGTCTCGTTCGGCAGCTCGATGCCGATGACGTTGCGGCCGGGCACGACGGCGACGCGCGCCGAAATCGCCGACATGGAACGGGCGATGTCGTCGGCAAGGCCGATGACGCGGGACGATTTGACGCCCGGCGCCGGCTCGAACTCATAGAGGGTGACGACTGGACCGGGGCGAACGTGGATGATCTCGCCGCGCACGCCGAAATCCTCGAGCACGCTTTCCAGAAGATCGGCATTCTGCTCGAGCCGCTCCTGCGACATGTAGAAGCCCTGCCCTTCCGGCGGCTGCTGCAGCAGCTCTTCCGAGGGAAGTTCATACGCCTCGCCGGTCGTGGCCGGCACGATCTTGCCGACCAAAGGCAGCGGCGAAGAGGCGCGCACGGCCGGAGCCTGCACGGTCTCCTCGGCGCCTTGCGCGACCTGCGCCGGAGCGGCCTTGCCCGCGACGGCAGAGGTTGCCATCCGCGCTTGGGCTCGCTTCGGCACACCACCCGCTACCGGCTGAACCGCGGCTTCGTTGGAGTTGGCCGGCCGGACATCCGGCAAAGCGGCAGGGGCTTGCTGGCCTGGAAGCCAGTCGATGACGCGGAACGACGCGGTCGGGTCGGCCGAGGGCGCGGCGCGGACATCGATCCGACCGGCGGCAACTGGCGCGGCGGCGCGCGGGACCGGGACGGCTCGCGACGTCTGCGACGAACCTTCGATCATGTAGGGCGCCATGAGCTCGAAGAAGACGTGATCCGACAGATAGGGCCAGCGGACGGTTTCGCGGCCTGTCGTCCTGACTGGCGCCGCCATTGCCTGGGCAGACGCGGCCGGTGCGGATGCCCGTGCTGTTGCGGCCATCCTCGGACCGGCCGTCACGACGGTCCGCGCCTTTTCGCTGGCATGCCTTGGCGCAACGGAGGCCGGCGATCTTTCATGCATCGCGGCTTTGTCGCCGGCGGGCGGCCGGGCGGCTTCCACAGCGGCGTTCCGGCTCTTCATCGCCGCAGACAATGACGAGGATGAGACTGCGGACGACGTCGCGGCCGCGGCAGGCTGTGCGACGGCTTGCCGCGCCGGCGGTTCGCCTTGCTCGGAGGTGATCTGGCGCGGATGGCGCGGGCTGGCTTCATAGTCCGGGGTGCGGGTAAACCGCACATTGGGCGCCAGGAAGAAATATTCCTGCCAGGCGGGGCTTTCGTTGCCGCCGAGATCGACAGGTGGCGGGAAATTGCCGGCCGCGGCCGCGCCGGTCTGCTGGCCGCCCGCCTTGCCGCCCGGGCCGTTGAAACGCTTTCCCTCGGGGTCATCGGGCGAAGCTGGCTTCAATGAATTGACCCGAGGAAAACGCTTGGATTCCATTCTCAAGACTCACTCTGAAATGTCTGCTGAGCAATAGGGAGCGAGTGGTTAACAGTTGCTTCCCGTCAGCGCTTTTGGAGCGGCCGAAAAATATCTTTCGCGGCGATGGCGCACGAGCCGGATTCGAGCCGATGATCGTCACCTCACGAGCATCCGCTCGCGCACATGCGTCGGGTTAAAAAGAGAACGCTCGGCCATCGCGAAGCGGGCCGTGCACCAGGATCGAGGCAGCGTTTTCCCTGAAAAGAAGGTGGCGCTAGCTGGCCGCCTTCCCGTGCCGGACCAGATCCTGGGCGATGGACAGCTGCAGCGCCTCGGCCAGTTCGCGCGCGGCGCGGTTCTCGGCATCGATCTGCGCCCGGTACGAGGCAAATTCCTGGCGCGGCCTGTCGAAGGACGAGGTGATCGAGCGCTTGCCGACGGTGATGACGGCGCCGGTTTTCGCATCGGTCAGCGTATAGTTGGCGGTCAGCGTCACCGATCCGGCGGTCGGCTCGTCCTCATCGGTGCCGACCTGCACGAGGGCCGAGGATACAACAGCTTCGGTCACGCTGAGAGTAAGCGAATAAAGCGGCGACGCCGGTTCGCCGGCACCCCGCCCGAAGCCGAAGATCAGATTGTTGCGCACCTGCTGGGCATAACGCGTCCTGACCGGCTTGATGGCGATCGACGCCAGCTCGGCATTGGCGCTCGCGCCCGTCGACAACGGCGCTTTGGAATAGAGCGGGTGCACCGTGCAGGCCGAAACCAGCGCCAGCGAGCCGACAAGCGCCACGCGGCGCAGCAGACGGCTCAGCTCTGTCTTTTCCCGATCAGGCAACGACATTGACGATCCTCTGCGGCACGATGATCACCTTGCGCGGAGCCTTACCTTCGAGTGCTTTCTGCACGAAGTCGAGAGCCAGTACCGCTTTTTCGACCGCACCTTGGTCCGCGTCGCGGGCAATTGTCAAATCCCCCCGCTTCTTGCCGTTGACCTGCACTGGATAGGTCACTTCGTTGTCGACGACCAGCGCCGGGTCGAAGGCCGGCCATGGCCGTTCGGCGACCAGATCGGTGCCGCCGAGCGTCTCCCAGCACTCTTCGGCCAGATGCGGCATGACAGGCGCGATCAGATGCACCAGGATCTCCACCGCCTCGCGGCAGGCGCCCTGCAGTGCCGGATCGGCCTTGCCTTCCGCTACCTGGTTGAGCGGCGTTGTCAGCACATTGGCCAGTTCATAGATGCGGGCGATGGCACGGTTGAAGCCGAGCTTCTCGATGTCCTCGCCGACCGCCTTCAGGATCTTGTGCGTGGCCTTGCGGACCGCTCCCGCCTCGCCGGAGTCAGCCGCGGCAGGCTTGACGCCTGCCAGCGTCTCGGCCGCCGTCGACACCAGGCGCCAGATGCGCTGCATGAAGCGATGCGCGCCGGCGGCGCCATCGTCGGTCCACTCGACGTCGCCCTCGGGCGGCGAATCCGACAGCATGAGCCAGCGCGCGGTGTCGGCGCCGTAGCCGTCGGTGATGTCTTCCGGGCTGACCGTGTTCTTCTTCGACTTCGACATCTTTTCGAGCGAGCCGATCGCCGCCTCTTCGCCGGTGGCGATCTCGATGGCGCGGCGCTTGCCTTCGGCATCCTCGATCCTGACCTCAGCCGGCGACAGCCAGCGGCCATTGTTCGAGGCGCCACCGACGCGGTAGGTCTCGTGCACCACCATGCCTTGCGTGAACAGGCCCTTGAACGGCTCGGCAAGGTCGACATGCCCGGTCGCGCGCATGGCGCGGGTGAAGAAGCGCGAATAGAGCAGGTGCAGGATCGCGTGCTCGATGCCGCCAATATACTGGTCGACCGGCAGCCATTCGTTGGCCGCTCTGGGATCGGTCGGCTCATACGCCCAGGGCGCGGTGAAGCGGGCAAAATACCAGGACGAATCGACGAACGTGTCCATCGTGTCGGTCTCGCGCCGCGCATCCCTGCCGCATTGCGGGCACTTTACATGCCGCCAGGTCGGATGCCGGTCGAGCGGGTTGCCCGGCCGGTCGAAATCGACATCGTCGGGCAGCTTGACCGGCAGGTCGGCCTTCGGCACCGGCACCACGCCGCAATCCTCGCAATGGATCATCGGGATCGGGCAGCCCCAGTAGCGCTGACGCGAAATGCCCCAGTCGCGCAGGCGGAAATTCACCTTGCGCTCGGCCATAGGCCGGTTGCCGATCGTCTTCTGCTCCAGCAGCTTCGCCACTTCGTCGAAGGCGCGGTCCGGCTTCATGCCGTCGAGGAAGCGCGAATTGATCATCACGCCGTCGTCGACATACGCTTCTTCCGTGATCTGGAACGACTTCGCATCGCCGCCCTCCGGCATCACCACCGGGATCACCGGCAAGCCGTATTTGTTGGCGAAGTCGAGGTCGCGCTGGTCGCCGGACGGGCAGCCGAAGATGGCGCCGGTGCCGTATTCCATCAGCACGAAATTGGCGACGTAGACAGGCAGCGTCCAGCTGTCGTCGAAGGGATGGACGACACGGATGCCGGTGTCGAAGCCCTTCTTCTCGGCCGTCTCCAGTGCGGCCACCGAAGTGCCCATATGGCGGACTTCGTCGATGAACTTCGCCAGCGCCGGATTGGTCTCGGCGGCCTTCTTGGCCAGCGGATGATCGGCGGCGACAGCCATGAAGGAGGCGCCGAAAATGGTATCGGGCCGAGTCGTGTAGACTTCCAGCTCATGTTCGCCGGCAACGTCAGAGGCCAGAGGCCAGCGGATCAGCAGGCCTTCCGAACGGCCGATCCAGTTCTGCTGCATCAGCTTCACTTTTTCGGGCCATTCGTCGAGGCCTTCGAGCGAATCCAGCAGGTCCTGCGCAAAGTCGGTGATCTTGAAGAACCACTGCGTCAGCTCGCGCTGTTCGACCAGCGCGCCGGAGCGCCAGCCGCGACCGTCGATGACCTGCTCGTTGGCGAGCACGGTCATGTCCTCCGGGTCCCAGTTGACCTTCGAGGATTTGCGCGTCACCAGCCCCTTCTCGACGAAATCGAGGAACAGCATCTGCTGGCGGTGGTAGTAGTCGACGTCGCAGGTCGCGAATTCGCGCGCCCAGTCCAGCGACAGGCCCATGACCTTGAGCTGCTCGCGCATGGTGGCGATGTTCTGGTAGGTCCATTCCTTGGGATGGACCTTGTTCTGCATCGCCGCGTTCTCGGCCGGCATGCCGAAAGCGTCCCAGCCCATCGGGTGCAGCACGTTGAACCCCTTGGCCCGCTTGTAGCGCGCGACCACGTCGCCCATCGTGTAGTTGCGGGTGTGGCCGATATGGATGCGCCCCGACGGATACGGGAACATTTCCAGCACGTAGTATTTCGGCTTCGGGTCGTCATTGCGCGCTTCGAACAGCTTCTTTTCGGCCCAGGCCTTCTGCCATTTGGGTTCTGACGCGCGCGGATTGTATCGTTCGGTTGCCATGGGACGTTTTTCACTTAAAAGCAGGCGCGAACCGCGGGCGACTGGCCCGGCGGTCCAAGGAATGTGGTCCGGGTGTTCACCATGGTTTGACAGACCCGTCAACCATATGGGCATCGCAGCGGCTAAAAACGCGGGTCAAAACAGCGGGATTTGCACATGGGTGACACCGTTCAGCAGTTTTTCGCGGTCAAGGCGAAGATCGCCGCCGCCGAGCGGGAAGCCCGCCGCGAGGCCGGCGCGGTGACGCTGGTGGCCGTCTCCAAGACCTTTGACGCCGCCGACATCCGGCCAGTGATCGAGGCCGGCCAACGGGTCTTCGGCGAGAACCGCGTGCAGGAAGCGCAAGGCAAATGGCCTGATCTGAAGCAGGCCTTCGCCGATATCGAATTGCATCTCATCGGTCCGCTGCAGTCAAACAAGGCCAAGGAGGCGGTGGCGCTGTTCGACGTCATCGAGACGGTCGACCGCGAGAAAATCGCCGCCGAACTCGCCAAGGAAATCGCCAGGCAAGGCCGCGCGCCAAAACTCTATGTCCAGGTCAACACTGGCTCCGAGCCGCAGAAGGCCGGCATCGAGCCGCGCGCCGCGATCGCCTTCGTCACCCGCTGCCGCGATGTCCACGGCCTCGCCATCGAAGGGCTTATGTGCATCCCGCCGGCCGACGAGAACCCCGGCCCGCATTTCGCCCTGCTGGAAAAGCTTGCCCGCGAGGCCGGCGTCGAAAAACTATCGATGGGCATGTCCGGCGACTACGAGACGGCCATCGCCTTCGGCGCCACCAGCGTCAGGGTAGGCTCGGCGATCTTCGGCAGCCGCTGATACGCACGCCTTTGGGCCAGTTCGGCAAGCCGGTTGCGCCACGGCTGGAAACGAAACGTTCCGTTCCTATTTGTTTTGTGTCATCACACATTTCTCCTGGAGCCTTCGCCATGCGTTACAACCAGCTTGGAAATACGGGGATGTTCGTCTCCGAACTGTGCCTCGGCACCATGACTTTCGGCGCCGCCGGCCAGAATGCCCAATGGGGCCTGATCGCCAGCCTCGACCAGAAGGGCGTCAACGACATCGTCGGCCGCTCGATCGCCGCCGGCGTCAATTTCTTCGACACGGCCGACGTCTACTCCTTCGGTGAGTCCGAGCGCCTGCTCGGCCAGTCGCTCAGGGACCTCGGCGTCAAACGTTCGGATGTCGTCATCGCCACCAAGGTGCATGGCACCATGGGCCAGGGTCCGAACGAGCGTGGCTCCTCGCGCGGCCACATCATGGATTCGGTCGATGCCAGCCTCGAACGGCTGCAGCTCGACCATATTGATCTCTATCAGCTGCACGGTACCGACGCGGTGACGCCGATCGACGAGACGCTGCGGGCGCTGGACGACCTCGTTGCCAGCGGCAAGGTCCGCTATGTCGGCGTTTCCAACTGGGCGGCATGGCGCATCGCCAAGGCGCTCGGCATCGCCGACCGCAAGGGCTTCGCCCGCTTCGAGACCATCCAGTCCTATTATTCGATCGCCGGACGCGACCTCGAGCGCGAGATCGTGCCGCTCATCAGCGAAGAAAAACTCGGCCTGATGGTGTGGTCGCCGATGGCGGGCGGCCTGCTTTCCGGCAAGTACGGTCCTGGCGCGCCGGGCAATGGCGAGGGCCGCCGTGCGTCCTTCAACTTCCCTCCGGTCAACGAGGACCGCGCCTGGGCGGCCGTCGCCGTCATGCGCGAGATTGCCAAGAAGCATGACGTCAGCGTTGCCACGGTGGCGCTCGGCTATGTCCTGGCCAAGCCTTCGTGATGAGCGTCATCATCGGCGCCAGCCGCATGGACCAGCTCGAACAGAACCTCGCCGCGACGGGAGTAAAGCTCGACGCGGACGATCTCGCCAGGCTCGACGAGGTCAGCGCGCTGCCGTCCGAATATCCCGGCTGGATGCTGGAGCGCCAGGCGGCCGGTCGTCGCCCGGCGCCATTCGTGCCGAAGGGGTAGTCCGTCTCCACCACGACGCGATTTTCTGCAAAGCCGCGCGTTCCTTCGGGCGCGCGGCTTTTTCGCGCTTCAAGCCGCACGGCCGCCTTGTACCGGACGCGATTGCGGCTACCGGAGCAGCATATGGGGATGTCTGGAGGTGACGATGGCACCATCCGCCGCGCAATTTCGGGACGGCATCGTTGCGATCCCGTGATGATGAGCGGACGGGGATTCCATATCCCGCCCCTGTCGGGTTGTCGAACGGACCTTGAAAACCTGCGTTTCCTCAGAGCCGCACGGTCTCGGCCAGAAAATCGAGAAAGGCCCGCACCCGCGCCGGCAGATGCCGGCCCTGGCCGACATAGACGGCGTGGGTCGCCTCCTCGTCGCCCGGATTGAAATCCTCCAGCAGTGCTACCAGCCGCCCGGCAGCGATATCGGCCGCGACATGCCAGCGCGCCAGCCGGGAGATGCCGGCTCCGGCCAGCGTCATCAGCCGCATCGCCTCGCCGTCGCTGACCAGCGTGTTGCCGGTGATCGGGACCATGACCGCGCGGCCTTCAGCGTCGACAAACGGCCAGCCATCGATATGCCTGACGAAGCCGAAGCCCATGAGATTATGCCCATCGAGGTCGGCCGGCGTCAGAGGCTTGCCGTGCGCTTCGAGATAGGACGGGGCCGCAACCACCACCACCAGGCTCTGTCCGAGCTTGCGCGCCACCAGCCGCGATTCGCCGAGCGGCCCGGCGCGGATGGCGACATCGGCACGTTCGGCCATCAGGTCGATGACGCTGTCGGTCAGCACCAGATCGACGGATATCTCGGAATAGCGCTCAAGGAAGCGCGGCAAGAGCGGGATCAGCCGGTGCACGCCGAAGGGCACGTAGGTGTTGACGCGCAGCCTCCCGCGTGGTGCGGCACCCGCCGCCGCCTCGCGCTCGGCCGCTGCCATGTCGGCCAGGATACGCAATCCGCTGTCGTAGAACGCCGTTCCCTCCGGCGTCAGCTGCAGCTTGCGTGTCGAACGGCTAACCAGCCGCGCGCCGAGCCGAGCCTCCAGACGCGCGATCAGTTTGCTGACGGCCGATGGCGTCATGCGCAACGTGCGCGCAGCCGCCGAGAAGCTGCCCGCCTCGACAACGCGCACGAAGACTTCGATCTCGCCGGAGCGGTTGATGTCGGGTCTGGCCATTTGTGAATCTATTTCACAGAAAATGTGCCCAACACAAGTCTGGTTCACAGTGCATGGCGACACGATCTTTCGGGCCGGAGCGCGGTTTGGACAAGGCGCTCGTCGTTGCCAAAGTGGGAACCGCCATGCCTATTGCTCTCTACGCCCTCGCCGCCGGTGCCTTTGGCATTGGCGTCACCGAATTCGTCATCATGGGTCTGCTGATCGATGTCAGCAAGGACCTCGGCGTCTCGATCTCGGCCGCCGGCCAGCTCATTTCGGGCTATGCGCTGGGCGTCGTCATCGGCGCGCCGCTGCTCACCATCGCCACCGGCAACTGGCCGCGCAAGACCGTGCTGCTGGCGCTGATGGCGATCTTCACGCTGGGCAATCTCGCCTGTGCGCTGGCGCCCGACTATTGGGCCCTGATGGGCGCCCGGATCATCACCGCCTTTGCCCATGGCACGTTCTTCGGCGTCGGCTCTGTCGTCGCCACCGGCCTGGTCGCGCCCAACAAGAAGGCGTCGGCGATCGCGCTGATGTTCACCGGGCTCACCATCGCCAACATCCTCGGCGTGCCCTTCGGCACCTGGCTCGGCCAGGCCTTCGGCTGGCGCGCGACCTTCTGGGCGGTGACCGCGGTCGGCCTCGCGGCCTTCGCCGTCATCCTGGCCCTGGTGCCGCGCAGCCAGGTCGCGCCCGAGAAGAGCGACCTGCGCGCCGATCTCGCCGTGCTGCGCCGCACGCCGGTCCTGCTCGGCCTTGCTACCACCGTGCTTGGCTATGCCGGTGTCTTCGCCGTCTTCACCTACATCGCTCCGCTGTTGACCGAGATCAGCGGCTTCAAGGAAGCCGCCGTGTCGCCGATCCTGCTCGTCTTCGGCGGCGGCCTCATCGCCGGCAATCTCGCCGGCGGCAAGGTCGCCGACCGTTGGCTGGTGCCGGCGGTGCTGGGCAGCCTCGTGGTGCTGGCCCTGGTGCTGGCGACCATGAGCTTCGCCATCCACAGCCAGGTACTGGCCGTGATCTATGTCGGGCTGCTCGGCGCCGCCGCCTTCGCCACCGTGGCGCCGTTGCAGATGTGGGTGCTGGACAAGGCGCAAGGCGCCGGCCAGAGCCTCGCCTCGTCCTTCAACATCGCCGCCTTCAATCTCGGCAATGCCGCTGGCGCCTGGCTCGGCGGCGCGGTCATCGCCCATGGCCTTGGGCTGGGTTCCCTCACCTGGGTCGCCGCCTTGCTGCCGGTCGCGGCACTCGCCGTGGCCGGGCTGGCCCTGCGCCTCGACAGACATGAAGAGCGGCTGATCCCGGCTGCTGCCGGCACCGCCTGCATGAAGTGATGGCAGCACCGATATCGACCGTCGACAGACGCCCCGAAACCAGACCCGAGAGGAGAACCCTATGACGCTTCCGATCCGCCGCACCACCGTTGCCCTGCTGGCAACGCGCCTGACGCTGGGCGCGCTCGCTTTGGCGGCTTCGTCGATGGTCAGCCCGGCAATTGCCAACGAGAAACAGGATTGGGTGGGCACCTGGACGGCCAGCCCTCAACCGACATGGGGAACCGATTTTGCCTTGCCGGTGAAAATGGTGCCAAAGCTCGAGAACCAGACCATACGCCAGACGGTCAGGACCAGCGTTGGCGGCAGGCGGTTCCGCATCGTCCTGTCGAACGAATATTCAAACGTGCCGATCCAGATCGGCGAAATACGTGCGGCGAGAGCTGGCGAGGACTCGAAAATCACGGCCGGCACCGATCGTGCCGTCACATTCGGCGGTCAGGCAAAGGCAACAGTTCCGGCAGGCGCGCCTTTGGTCAGCGATCCGGTGGAATTGCCCCTCGACGCCTTGAGCCGCCTTTCAATATCGGTCTATCTGCCGCAGCCCACACCGATCGCCACCTTCCATTGGGACGGCAAGCAGACCGCCTATATCGGCGACGGCAACCAGACGGCTTCCGAAACCATCGCGGCCGCGCAGACCACCGACGCGCGTACCTTGGTCAGCGAGATCCTGGTCGATGCGCCGGCAAATAATGGCGCCGTCATCGCCATCGGCGATTCGATCACCGACGGCAATGGCGCCACGCTGGACGCCGACAACCGGTGGCCGGACGTCCTCGCCGAGCGCCTCGTCTCGAAGCAAGTGTCGGTGCTCAACGCAGGCATATCCGGAGCGCGGCTGCTGGATGATGCGATGGGCGTGAAGGCTTCGGCGCGCTTCAACCGTGACGTGCTGGCTCAGCCCGGCGTCAAGGCAGTCATCCTGCTCATCGGCATCAACGATATCAGCTGGCCCGGCACGCCATTCGCACCTGAGAAATCCCTACCCTCTCTGGCGGCACTCACCACTGGATACTTGCAACTCGCAGCCCAGGCCCACGCCCATAATCTGATCATCGTCGGCGGCACGTTGACGCCCTTTGAGGGCGCGCTGAGCGGCACGCCGCTCGATGCCTATTACACGCCTGAAAAAGAAGCGTTGCGCCAGAAGGTCAACAACTGGATCAGAACCAGTGGTGCCTTCGATGCGGTCGTCGACTTCGACCTGCTGCTCCGCGACCCCCTGCACCCGACACGCCTGCTGCCGGAGTTCGATTCCGGCGACCACCTCCATCCGGGCGACAAGGGAAACCGGGCCATGGCCGAGGCCATCGATCTCGGCCAACTGATCAAGAATTGAGCAGCCGGCAACTGACTTCATCCGGCAATTGAAAGGACAAAATCATGGACTATCGACGTCTCGGCGCGTCAGGCCTGAAAGTGCCCGCACTCTCATTTGGCGCGGGAACCTTTGGCGGCTCCGGACCGCTGTTCGGCGCCTGGGGCAACAGCGACGCCAAGGAAGCGCGGCGGCTGGTCGACATCTGCTTGGAAGCTGGCGTCAATCTGTTCGACACCGCCGACGTCTATTCGAACGGCGCCTCGGAAGAAGTCCTTGGTGAAGCCATCAAGGGCCGGCGCGACGCCGTGCTGATCTCGACCAAGACGTCCTTGCCTATGGGTGATGGGCCGGCCGACTACGGCTCTTCCCGTTCGCGCCTGATCAAATCCGTGGACGCCGCGCTGAAGCGCCTCGGCACCGACTATATCGACCTGTTGCAACTGCATGCCTTCGACGCCGGCACGCCGGTCGAGGAGGTGCTGTCGACGCTGGACGAGCTCGTGCGCGCCGGCAAGCTGCGTTATGTCGGCGTCTCCAACTTTTCCGGCTGGCAGGTGATGAAGTCGCTGGCGCAAGCCGACAGGCACGGCTATCCGCGCTACGTCGCGCACCAGGTCTACTATTCGCTGGTCGGCCGCGACTATGAGTGGGAGCTGATGCCGCTCGGCCTCGACCAGGGCGTCGGCGCGCTGGTGTGGAGCCCGCTCGGCTGGGGCCGCCTGACCGGCAAGATCCGCCGCGGCCAGCCTTTGCCGGAAAAGAGCCGGCTGCACGACACCGCCGGCTTCGGCCCGCCGGTCGAAGACGAGCATCTTTACCGGGTGATGGATGCGCTCGACGCGGTGGCGCAGGAAACCGGCAAGACCGTGCCGCAGATTGCCATCAACTGGCTGTTGCAGCGCCCCACCGTTTCCTCCGTCATCATCGGCGCCCGCAACGAGGAACAATTGCGCCAGAATCTCGGCGCCGTCGGCTGGTCGCTGACGCCGGAGCAGATGAAAAAACTCGACGCCGCAAGCGAAGTCACCGCGCCCTATCCGTATTTCGCCTATCGCCGCCAGGAAGGTTTTGCCCGGCTGAACCCGCAGGCGGTGTGAACGCCACGCGCCGAAGCCGAGGCGTGTTGAGATTCAGGTCAGGCCGAGTCGAGAATGGTGGCTTCCGAGAACCGGAGCGGAGCGTACTTTTTGTACGTGAGCTCAGTTCTACTGCGACGCAGTAGAACGGGGAAGCGCAGGAGGCCGCCATTCGCAGGCCGGCCTCACCTGAATATCGGCACGCCTTAGTGCAGCACGAACTCCCCATCCACCTTGCGCCATTCGTTCGGTGCGATCAGCTTCTGGTGCGTGTAGACGACCGAGTGCAGCGGCCCGTCGAGCTTGGCCTTCCAGAATTCGATGAATTTGATCAGCACCGGAAACGTCGGAGCGATGTCGTAGTCCTGCCAGATGAAGCTCTGC comes from Mesorhizobium japonicum MAFF 303099 and encodes:
- a CDS encoding MFS transporter produces the protein MPIALYALAAGAFGIGVTEFVIMGLLIDVSKDLGVSISAAGQLISGYALGVVIGAPLLTIATGNWPRKTVLLALMAIFTLGNLACALAPDYWALMGARIITAFAHGTFFGVGSVVATGLVAPNKKASAIALMFTGLTIANILGVPFGTWLGQAFGWRATFWAVTAVGLAAFAVILALVPRSQVAPEKSDLRADLAVLRRTPVLLGLATTVLGYAGVFAVFTYIAPLLTEISGFKEAAVSPILLVFGGGLIAGNLAGGKVADRWLVPAVLGSLVVLALVLATMSFAIHSQVLAVIYVGLLGAAAFATVAPLQMWVLDKAQGAGQSLASSFNIAAFNLGNAAGAWLGGAVIAHGLGLGSLTWVAALLPVAALAVAGLALRLDRHEERLIPAAAGTACMK
- a CDS encoding SGNH/GDSL hydrolase family protein, producing MTLPIRRTTVALLATRLTLGALALAASSMVSPAIANEKQDWVGTWTASPQPTWGTDFALPVKMVPKLENQTIRQTVRTSVGGRRFRIVLSNEYSNVPIQIGEIRAARAGEDSKITAGTDRAVTFGGQAKATVPAGAPLVSDPVELPLDALSRLSISVYLPQPTPIATFHWDGKQTAYIGDGNQTASETIAAAQTTDARTLVSEILVDAPANNGAVIAIGDSITDGNGATLDADNRWPDVLAERLVSKQVSVLNAGISGARLLDDAMGVKASARFNRDVLAQPGVKAVILLIGINDISWPGTPFAPEKSLPSLAALTTGYLQLAAQAHAHNLIIVGGTLTPFEGALSGTPLDAYYTPEKEALRQKVNNWIRTSGAFDAVVDFDLLLRDPLHPTRLLPEFDSGDHLHPGDKGNRAMAEAIDLGQLIKN
- a CDS encoding aldo/keto reductase — protein: MDYRRLGASGLKVPALSFGAGTFGGSGPLFGAWGNSDAKEARRLVDICLEAGVNLFDTADVYSNGASEEVLGEAIKGRRDAVLISTKTSLPMGDGPADYGSSRSRLIKSVDAALKRLGTDYIDLLQLHAFDAGTPVEEVLSTLDELVRAGKLRYVGVSNFSGWQVMKSLAQADRHGYPRYVAHQVYYSLVGRDYEWELMPLGLDQGVGALVWSPLGWGRLTGKIRRGQPLPEKSRLHDTAGFGPPVEDEHLYRVMDALDAVAQETGKTVPQIAINWLLQRPTVSSVIIGARNEEQLRQNLGAVGWSLTPEQMKKLDAASEVTAPYPYFAYRRQEGFARLNPQAV
- a CDS encoding usg protein, translated to MRDHAEMDLMLRGYGLTTAKILYHFPDHPHLLQSFIWQDYDIAPTFPVLIKFIEFWKAKLDGPLHSVVYTHQKLIAPNEWRKVDGEFVLH